The Clostridium sporogenes genome contains a region encoding:
- a CDS encoding sugar kinase, whose amino-acid sequence MKVVGFGEILLRLSTKKGMLFLNSKEFDANYGGGEANVLISLSRFGIETRMITKVSKNQIGEGIINYLKEKSVETSFIKRENKRTPIYFVEVGSGNRSSNIIYDRDNSAFGSITGEDINIKEALKDVDVFHFSGITLAISEKVRSLTLKILRYCKNNNILVSYDSNYRAKMWTLEEARKATKEILPYINIFSAGILDAENILNMSCDLEDKNEKLNYYYNEIVKVYPNIEHIFSSTREVKTVSSNRLQCNYYTNNKLYSSKKHDFDDIVDRIGAGDALTAGMIYSIINKKSPQYTCEFATACSVLKHSISGDANLVNVEEVENFISNGIGRISR is encoded by the coding sequence ATGAAAGTAGTTGGTTTTGGAGAGATATTACTTAGATTATCTACTAAGAAAGGAATGCTTTTTTTAAACTCTAAAGAATTTGATGCTAATTATGGTGGTGGAGAAGCAAATGTTTTAATATCACTATCTAGATTTGGTATTGAAACTAGAATGATTACAAAGGTCTCAAAAAATCAGATAGGAGAAGGGATAATTAATTATCTAAAAGAAAAATCAGTAGAAACATCTTTTATTAAAAGAGAAAATAAAAGAACACCTATATATTTTGTGGAAGTAGGTAGCGGAAATAGATCATCAAATATTATTTATGATAGGGATAATTCAGCTTTTGGATCTATTACGGGCGAGGATATAAATATAAAAGAAGCATTAAAAGATGTAGATGTATTTCATTTTTCAGGAATTACATTAGCTATTTCAGAAAAAGTAAGAAGTTTAACATTAAAGATATTAAGGTACTGTAAGAACAATAATATTTTGGTAAGTTATGATTCTAATTATAGAGCTAAAATGTGGACTTTAGAAGAAGCAAGAAAAGCAACAAAAGAAATACTACCATATATTAATATATTTTCTGCAGGAATATTAGATGCAGAAAATATATTAAATATGAGTTGTGATTTAGAAGATAAGAATGAGAAGTTAAACTATTATTATAATGAGATTGTAAAGGTTTATCCTAATATAGAACATATCTTTTCTTCAACTAGAGAGGTTAAAACAGTAAGCTCAAATAGGTTACAATGTAATTACTATACAAATAATAAACTATATTCATCTAAGAAGCATGACTTTGATGATATTGTAGATAGAATAGGAGCAGGGGATGCTCTAACAGCAGGGATGATTTATAGTATTATAAATAAAAAGTCTCCTCAATATACTTGTGAATTTGCTACAGCATGTTCAGTTTTAAAACATAGTATAAGTGGAGATGCAAATTTAGTAAATGTTGAAGAGGTAGAAAATTTTATAAGTAACGGAATTGGAAGAATATCAAGATAA
- a CDS encoding bifunctional 2-keto-4-hydroxyglutarate aldolase/2-keto-3-deoxy-6-phosphogluconate aldolase gives MIKMKVLNALKKCKIVAVVRGETKEVGIKISESCIKGNVKAIEVAYTNKFANDIIEELSEKYAKDDEVVIGAGTVLDSETARMAILRGAKYIVSPSFSEETAKLCNRYNIPYIPGVMTITEIVTAYESGVDIVKVFPGSAFGQGYIKSIKGPLPYANIMVTGGVNLDNIDSWANTSVDLVGIAGELNKLGELGKFDEIETICNQYVDKFNKARGI, from the coding sequence GTGATTAAGATGAAGGTTTTAAATGCTCTAAAAAAATGTAAGATAGTAGCAGTTGTTCGTGGAGAAACAAAGGAAGTAGGTATTAAAATATCAGAAAGCTGTATTAAAGGAAATGTTAAAGCTATAGAAGTTGCATACACAAATAAATTTGCTAATGATATAATAGAAGAACTTTCAGAAAAGTATGCAAAAGATGATGAAGTTGTTATAGGTGCTGGAACAGTTTTGGATTCAGAAACAGCAAGAATGGCAATATTAAGAGGAGCAAAATATATAGTATCTCCATCATTTAGCGAAGAAACAGCAAAGCTTTGCAATAGATATAATATTCCATATATACCAGGAGTGATGACTATAACTGAAATAGTCACAGCCTATGAAAGTGGAGTAGATATTGTGAAGGTATTTCCAGGAAGTGCATTTGGACAAGGTTATATAAAGTCTATTAAAGGACCATTACCATATGCAAATATAATGGTAACAGGTGGAGTGAACTTAGATAACATAGATTCATGGGCAAATACATCTGTAGATTTAGTAGGTATTGCTGGAGAATTAAATAAACTTGGAGAGTTAGGAAAATTTGATGAAATAGAAACAATTTGTAATCAATATGTAGATAAATTTAATAAAGCAAGAGGTATATAA
- a CDS encoding response regulator transcription factor, producing the protein MGKKIYLVEDEKSLNILLEKYLQREGYEVTTFFNGSSAIEKIKDVPDLWILDIMLPDIDGYQIIKAVKENNKNTPVIFMSARNEELDRVVGLELGSDDYLSKPFLPRELIIRTNKLMERIYGKSNNSMDIITNIGEYKISKRQRAVFFGEKEIQLTNKEFELLNFFVENRNNVISREQILISIWGEDYFGSDRVIDDTIRRLRKKMDKLDLETVYGYGYKLVVK; encoded by the coding sequence ATGGGAAAAAAAATCTATCTTGTTGAAGATGAAAAAAGTTTGAATATATTATTAGAAAAGTATCTGCAACGTGAAGGGTACGAAGTAACTACTTTTTTTAATGGAAGTTCTGCAATAGAGAAAATAAAAGATGTTCCAGATCTTTGGATATTAGATATAATGTTACCTGATATAGATGGGTACCAAATAATCAAAGCTGTAAAAGAAAACAATAAAAATACTCCGGTTATTTTTATGTCTGCAAGGAATGAGGAACTAGATAGAGTGGTGGGATTAGAATTAGGAAGTGATGATTATTTATCAAAGCCATTTTTACCTAGAGAGCTTATAATAAGAACTAATAAACTTATGGAAAGAATTTATGGGAAAAGTAATAATTCTATGGATATAATTACGAATATTGGAGAGTACAAAATAAGTAAAAGACAAAGAGCTGTTTTTTTTGGAGAAAAAGAAATTCAACTAACAAACAAAGAGTTTGAACTATTAAATTTTTTTGTAGAGAATAGAAACAATGTTATATCTAGAGAACAAATTTTAATTAGTATTTGGGGAGAAGATTATTTCGGATCCGATAGAGTTATTGATGATACAATTAGGAGATTGCGCAAAAAGATGGATAAATTAGATCTTGAAACTGTATATGGATATGGTTATAAATTGGTGGTTAAATGA
- a CDS encoding 6-phospho-alpha-glucosidase: protein MEQNKKFSIVIAGGGSTFTPGIVMMLLDNIHRFPLRKLKLYDNDGKRQEIIGKALEILLKENAPEIEFTYTTDPKEAFTDVDFCMAHIRVGKYEMRENDEKIPLKYGVVGQETCGPGGIAYGMRSIGGMMELIDIMEKYSPNCWMLNYSNPAAIVAEACRILKPNSKVLNICDMPVGTLRRMSQIVGLTPKDLEVNYFGLNHFGWWTSVRDKQGNDLMPKLKAYVAENGYLNQVEVDTQHTEPSWQETHKKAKDLLAIEPNFLPNTYLKYYLYPDYVVEHSDAEYTRANEVMNGREKSVFSAAKEIVKAGTAKGGEFHIDSHASFIVDLARAIAYNTHERMLCIVENNGAIENFDPTAMVEVPCIVGSNGPEALVQGKIPQFEKGLMEQQVSVEKLVVQSWIEGSYQKLWQALTLSKTVPSASVAKAILDDLIEANKNYWPELK, encoded by the coding sequence TCAATTGTTATTGCAGGTGGAGGAAGTACATTTACACCAGGAATAGTAATGATGTTATTAGATAATATTCATCGTTTCCCATTACGCAAATTAAAGTTATATGATAATGATGGAAAGCGTCAAGAAATAATAGGGAAAGCTTTAGAAATACTATTAAAAGAGAATGCACCGGAAATAGAATTCACATATACAACTGATCCAAAGGAAGCATTTACTGATGTAGATTTTTGTATGGCTCATATTCGTGTTGGAAAATATGAAATGCGTGAAAATGATGAAAAGATTCCTTTAAAATATGGTGTTGTTGGACAAGAAACTTGTGGACCAGGTGGTATAGCATATGGAATGCGTTCTATTGGTGGAATGATGGAACTAATAGATATTATGGAAAAGTATTCTCCAAATTGTTGGATGTTAAATTATTCAAACCCAGCAGCTATAGTTGCAGAAGCATGCCGTATATTAAAGCCAAATTCTAAGGTGTTAAATATTTGTGATATGCCAGTTGGTACACTTCGTCGTATGTCTCAAATAGTAGGCTTAACTCCCAAAGATTTAGAAGTTAACTACTTTGGGTTAAATCATTTTGGATGGTGGACAAGTGTTAGAGACAAGCAAGGAAATGATTTAATGCCAAAACTAAAGGCCTATGTAGCAGAAAACGGTTATTTAAATCAAGTAGAAGTAGATACACAACATACAGAACCAAGTTGGCAAGAAACCCATAAAAAAGCAAAAGATTTATTAGCTATTGAACCTAATTTCTTACCAAACACATATTTAAAATATTATTTATATCCAGATTATGTTGTGGAACATTCAGATGCTGAATATACAAGAGCTAATGAAGTAATGAATGGAAGAGAAAAGTCTGTATTTAGTGCTGCAAAAGAAATAGTTAAAGCTGGTACAGCAAAAGGTGGGGAATTCCATATAGATTCTCATGCTTCTTTTATTGTCGATTTAGCAAGAGCTATTGCTTATAACACTCATGAAAGAATGTTATGTATTGTAGAAAACAATGGGGCAATAGAAAACTTTGATCCAACAGCTATGGTAGAAGTACCTTGCATTGTAGGAAGTAATGGACCAGAGGCATTAGTTCAAGGAAAAATCCCTCAATTTGAAAAAGGATTAATGGAACAACAAGTATCAGTAGAAAAATTAGTTGTTCAATCATGGATAGAAGGAAGTTATCAAAAACTATGGCAAGCATTAACTCTTTCTAAGACAGTACCAAGTGCCAGTGTAGCAAAAGCTATTTTAGATGATTTAATTGAGGCTAATAAAAATTATTGGCCAGAATTAAAGTAA
- a CDS encoding MarR family transcriptional regulator, producing the protein MEKKEDVFFENLFYNYLDQMKFLFFPDKWSSISLDYSKNELLSIVFIYRKESVNMSEIAEYINAPLNTVTGVINRLEKKQIVERKRDLKDKRVVNIILTQKGKQLYEEEKKEIIYYVKEVYKSLTEEEKKSIMIISGKIISVLKSDKIKENKQRKKGKRVRKITIE; encoded by the coding sequence ATGGAGAAAAAAGAAGATGTGTTTTTTGAAAATTTATTTTATAATTATCTAGATCAAATGAAATTTTTGTTTTTCCCAGATAAATGGAGTAGTATTTCATTAGACTATTCAAAGAATGAATTACTTTCTATAGTATTTATCTATAGAAAAGAAAGTGTAAATATGAGTGAAATTGCTGAGTATATTAATGCTCCTTTAAATACAGTTACAGGCGTAATTAATAGATTAGAAAAAAAACAAATAGTTGAAAGAAAAAGAGATTTAAAAGATAAAAGGGTAGTAAATATTATTTTAACCCAAAAAGGTAAACAATTATATGAAGAAGAAAAAAAGGAAATTATATATTATGTTAAAGAAGTTTACAAATCTCTAACAGAAGAAGAAAAAAAATCAATTATGATTATTTCAGGTAAAATAATTTCAGTATTAAAGTCTGATAAAATCAAAGAAAATAAACAAAGAAAAAAAGGAAAAAGGGTAAGAAAAATAACAATAGAATAA
- the ilvD gene encoding dihydroxy-acid dehydratase, with product MISEDIRKIAPEMDPLRRGMGWSVEDLSKPQIIIESTFGDSHPGSVHLMKFANNAVQGVAERGGKAARYFATDICDGMAQGHDGINYSLASRDTITSLIEIHANATPFDGGVFISSCDKAVPSHLMAIGRLNIPSIVVTGGVMEAGPNLLTLEQIGAYSAMYQRKEITEEELTYYKHNACPSCGACSFMGTASTMQVMAEALGLMLPGSALMPATCKDLEDVAVEAGKQVVELAKMNLRPKDIVTEKSFENAIIIHAAISGSTNSLLHIPAIAHEFGIKIDEESFDRIHRYAPYLLNIRPAGKWPAEYFYYAGGVPAIMEEVKHLLHLDVMTVTGKTLGENLEDLKKNGYYENCDKYLKKIGLTRRDIIRPISEPIGKNGAIAILKGNIAPEGAVVKHSAVPKEMHKGILKARPFDSEEEAIAAIISKKINPGDAVFIRYEGPKGSGMPEMFYTTEAISSDKELSASIALITDGRFSGASKGPAIGHVSPEAAVGGPIALVEENDLIEIDIEKRILQLVGVNGQKLSEEAINKALVERKAKWEKRENKYKSGILKIFSERAVSPMKGGYME from the coding sequence ATGATTAGTGAAGATATTAGAAAAATTGCTCCAGAAATGGATCCACTTCGTAGGGGTATGGGATGGTCAGTTGAAGATTTATCTAAGCCTCAAATTATAATTGAAAGTACCTTTGGAGATAGTCACCCAGGAAGTGTTCATTTAATGAAATTTGCAAATAATGCGGTACAGGGTGTAGCAGAAAGAGGAGGAAAGGCTGCAAGATATTTTGCAACAGATATATGTGATGGTATGGCTCAAGGTCACGATGGAATCAATTATTCATTAGCCTCTAGGGATACTATAACATCACTTATAGAAATTCATGCGAATGCCACTCCTTTTGATGGAGGGGTATTTATATCAAGTTGTGATAAGGCTGTTCCATCTCACTTAATGGCTATAGGAAGACTTAATATACCATCAATTGTTGTTACAGGTGGCGTTATGGAAGCGGGACCTAACCTTTTAACTTTAGAGCAAATTGGTGCTTATAGTGCTATGTATCAACGAAAAGAAATTACAGAGGAAGAATTAACTTACTATAAACATAATGCATGTCCATCTTGTGGAGCTTGTTCTTTTATGGGAACAGCTTCAACAATGCAGGTTATGGCAGAAGCCTTAGGATTAATGTTACCTGGTAGTGCTTTAATGCCCGCAACTTGTAAAGACTTAGAAGATGTTGCAGTAGAGGCTGGGAAACAAGTTGTTGAACTAGCAAAGATGAATCTTAGGCCAAAGGATATAGTTACAGAAAAATCCTTTGAAAATGCAATTATAATTCATGCAGCAATTTCGGGATCTACTAATTCCTTATTGCACATTCCAGCAATAGCTCACGAATTTGGTATAAAAATTGATGAAGAAAGTTTTGATAGAATACATCGATATGCTCCATACCTTTTAAATATACGTCCAGCAGGAAAATGGCCAGCAGAATATTTTTATTATGCAGGCGGGGTACCAGCAATAATGGAAGAAGTAAAGCATTTATTACATCTAGATGTAATGACTGTTACAGGTAAAACTTTAGGTGAGAATTTAGAGGATTTAAAGAAGAATGGATATTATGAGAATTGTGATAAATATCTTAAAAAGATTGGACTCACAAGAAGAGATATTATAAGACCAATAAGTGAACCTATAGGTAAAAATGGAGCTATTGCAATTTTAAAAGGAAATATAGCGCCAGAAGGAGCAGTAGTTAAACATTCAGCCGTACCAAAAGAAATGCATAAAGGAATTTTAAAGGCAAGACCTTTTGATAGTGAAGAAGAAGCAATAGCAGCTATCATATCTAAAAAAATAAATCCAGGAGATGCCGTATTTATAAGATATGAAGGACCAAAAGGTAGTGGAATGCCTGAAATGTTTTATACAACAGAAGCAATATCCTCTGATAAAGAATTATCTGCAAGTATTGCACTTATTACAGATGGAAGATTCTCAGGGGCATCCAAAGGGCCTGCAATAGGACATGTTTCTCCCGAAGCAGCAGTGGGAGGGCCAATTGCCTTAGTTGAAGAGAATGATTTAATTGAAATAGATATAGAGAAAAGAATACTACAATTAGTTGGTGTTAATGGACAAAAATTAAGTGAAGAAGCCATAAACAAGGCTTTAGTAGAACGTAAAGCTAAGTGGGAAAAAAGAGAAAATAAATATAAATCAGGAATATTAAAGATATTTTCAGAAAGAGCAGTTTCACCAATGAAGGGTGGATATATGGAATAA
- a CDS encoding ArsA family ATPase, which produces MGRIIIFTGKGGVGKTSTAAAHGVKAAQTGLKTLIVSTDMAHNLSDIFMTKIKEETVKVMDNLYALEIDPNYEMDKYYNSISTAFKNMLPNIEEEDNESLEDMVVFPGIEELFSLIRIKELYEKNIYDLIIVDCAPTGETLSLLKFPELLSWYMEKFFPIGKVALKVLRPISKAVFKIDMPDKKAMNDIEKLYINLIRLQELLKDREICSIRLVTIPEKMVVEETKRNYMYLNLYNFNVDGLYINRIIPEEVDNSFFTEWKSVQKLHLEELKSVFIDIPNFQIKWYESDINGLEGLNRIVIDSLQREDIFKVLKTTQNESFIKLEQGYLLEISIPFANKTDFDLYQSDTEVIIKIRNFKRNIPLPDVIRKYSIASAKLQDEKLSIIFQ; this is translated from the coding sequence ATGGGGAGAATAATTATATTTACAGGTAAAGGTGGAGTTGGGAAGACAAGCACCGCAGCAGCTCATGGAGTAAAAGCAGCACAGACAGGTTTAAAAACACTTATAGTTAGTACAGATATGGCTCATAATTTAAGTGACATATTTATGACAAAAATAAAAGAAGAAACAGTAAAGGTTATGGATAATCTTTATGCACTGGAAATAGATCCTAATTATGAAATGGATAAATATTATAATAGTATTTCAACAGCCTTTAAAAATATGTTGCCAAATATTGAAGAGGAAGATAATGAGTCTTTAGAAGATATGGTTGTATTTCCAGGTATAGAGGAATTATTCTCTTTAATAAGAATCAAAGAATTATATGAAAAAAATATATATGATTTAATAATAGTTGACTGTGCACCAACGGGAGAAACGTTGTCTTTATTGAAGTTTCCAGAACTACTTTCATGGTATATGGAAAAGTTTTTCCCTATAGGCAAGGTGGCATTAAAGGTTTTAAGACCAATATCTAAGGCAGTATTCAAAATAGATATGCCAGATAAAAAAGCTATGAACGATATAGAAAAATTATATATAAATCTTATAAGACTACAAGAACTATTGAAAGATAGGGAGATATGTAGTATAAGGCTTGTAACAATACCAGAAAAAATGGTAGTAGAAGAAACAAAACGAAACTATATGTATCTAAATTTATATAATTTTAATGTAGATGGATTATATATAAATAGAATAATTCCAGAGGAAGTAGATAATAGCTTTTTTACTGAATGGAAAAGTGTTCAAAAATTGCATCTAGAGGAATTGAAGTCAGTGTTTATAGATATACCAAATTTTCAAATTAAATGGTATGAAAGTGATATAAATGGACTAGAAGGTTTAAATAGAATTGTAATTGATTCATTGCAAAGAGAAGATATTTTTAAGGTGTTAAAAACAACACAAAATGAATCCTTTATTAAATTAGAACAGGGATATTTATTAGAAATAAGTATACCTTTTGCTAATAAAACGGATTTTGATTTATATCAATCAGATACGGAAGTTATAATTAAAATAAGAAATTTTAAAAGAAATATACCTTTACCAGATGTAATAAGGAAATATTCTATAGCATCAGCAAAGCTACAAGATGAAAAATTAAGTATTATTTTTCAGTAG
- a CDS encoding PTS sugar transporter subunit IIA, translating into MFQIFKKKKLYSPLSGKSVALSNVQDEVFSSLMMGDGIAIDPMDQVIVAPCDCLVKLIMKGSKHALGLLMNNGVEILIHVGIDTVSLEGEGFEVLVEEGQKVKLGTPLLKFDKDYIISKGCSPMTMMIITEPNGSNINKKYEDITVEGGKTPVIEFS; encoded by the coding sequence ATGTTTCAGATATTTAAGAAAAAGAAATTATATTCTCCATTAAGTGGGAAAAGTGTAGCATTAAGTAATGTACAGGATGAAGTCTTTTCTTCTCTAATGATGGGAGATGGGATAGCTATTGATCCAATGGATCAGGTTATAGTAGCACCTTGCGATTGCTTAGTTAAATTGATAATGAAAGGTTCAAAACATGCACTTGGTTTATTAATGAATAATGGTGTCGAAATATTAATTCATGTAGGCATTGACACTGTAAGTTTAGAAGGTGAAGGTTTTGAAGTATTAGTTGAAGAAGGACAAAAGGTTAAGTTAGGAACACCTTTACTAAAGTTTGATAAGGATTATATTATATCAAAGGGATGTTCTCCTATGACAATGATGATTATTACTGAACCTAATGGTAGCAATATAAATAAAAAGTATGAGGATATTACTGTTGAAGGAGGAAAAACTCCAGTAATTGAATTTTCTTAA
- a CDS encoding ArsA family ATPase, translated as MRIILYTGKGGVGKTSIAAATACKIASSGKRVLVISTDQAHSLSDSFNIKLGNEPLKIVDNLYGIEIDTVLENEKTWSNLKTYFKQLLLFKAEENIESEELLVFPAFEELLSLIKIKEIHDKGQYDVLIVDCAPTGETMSLLKFPDIFKWWMEKIFPIKKKGAKVVKPIIDATIKVPMPTDDTFDEIQKLYEKVDELHKLMLDKEKVSLRIVTTPERIVVKEAKKSFSYLHLFDYNVDAVIINKIFPEESIKGYFEKWDTIQKESIEEIDNSFKGIAVLKLSLMNNELREYSTLKYVGDIIYKDVNPEEVFFTEKIFELKKNGDKYIFSINMPFVDKEQLNLSQKGDEITISIKNERRSIIVPKKLQAKEIISAKYDEGRLNIFFN; from the coding sequence ATGAGAATCATATTATATACAGGTAAAGGTGGAGTAGGGAAAACAAGTATTGCAGCAGCTACTGCCTGCAAGATAGCAAGTTCTGGGAAAAGGGTATTGGTTATTAGTACAGATCAAGCTCATAGTTTAAGTGATTCTTTTAATATTAAATTAGGTAATGAACCATTAAAAATAGTTGATAATCTTTATGGTATAGAAATAGATACAGTATTAGAAAACGAAAAAACATGGAGTAATTTAAAAACATATTTTAAACAATTATTATTATTTAAAGCAGAAGAGAATATTGAAAGTGAAGAATTGTTAGTTTTTCCTGCTTTTGAGGAACTATTATCATTAATAAAAATAAAAGAAATACATGATAAAGGACAATATGACGTTTTAATAGTAGATTGCGCACCAACAGGTGAAACAATGTCATTATTAAAATTTCCAGATATTTTTAAATGGTGGATGGAAAAAATATTTCCTATTAAGAAAAAAGGTGCTAAAGTTGTAAAGCCTATAATTGATGCAACAATAAAGGTTCCTATGCCTACAGATGATACTTTTGATGAAATTCAAAAACTATATGAAAAGGTTGATGAACTTCATAAGTTAATGCTAGATAAAGAAAAGGTAAGTTTGAGAATAGTTACAACTCCGGAAAGGATAGTAGTAAAGGAAGCTAAAAAAAGCTTTTCTTACCTTCATCTCTTTGATTATAATGTAGATGCAGTTATTATAAATAAAATTTTCCCAGAGGAATCAATAAAAGGTTATTTTGAAAAGTGGGATACCATTCAAAAAGAGAGTATAGAAGAAATAGATAATAGTTTTAAGGGGATTGCAGTTTTAAAATTATCATTAATGAATAATGAACTAAGAGAGTATTCAACATTAAAGTATGTTGGAGATATAATTTATAAAGATGTTAATCCAGAGGAAGTTTTTTTTACAGAAAAGATATTTGAATTAAAGAAGAACGGAGATAAATATATATTTAGCATAAATATGCCTTTTGTAGATAAAGAACAATTAAATCTTTCACAAAAGGGAGATGAAATAACTATATCTATAAAAAATGAAAGAAGATCTATAATAGTACCAAAGAAATTACAAGCTAAAGAAATTATAAGTGCAAAATATGATGAAGGAAGATTAAATATATTTTTTAATTAG
- the ade gene encoding adenine deaminase, whose translation MFNKFDTKPLWEVSKTLSSVAQGFEPADMVITNSKLINVCTREVIENTDVAISCGRIALVGDAKHCIGEDTEVIDAKGQYIAPGFLDGHIHVESSMLSVSEYARSVVPHGTVGIYMDPHEICNVLGLNGVRYMIEDGKGTPLKNMVTTPSCVPAVPGFEDTGAAVGPEDVRETMKWDEIVGLGEMMNFPGILYSTDHAHGVVGETLKASKTVTGHYSLPETGKGLNGYIASGVRCCHESTRAEDALAKMRLGMYAMFREGSAWHDLKEVSKAITENKVDSRFAVLISDDTHPHTLLKDGHLDHIIKRAIEEGIDPLTAIQMVTINCAQCFQMDHELGSITPGKCADIVLIENLKNVKITKVIIDGNLVAKDGLLTTSIAKYDYPEDAMHSMHIKDKITPNSFNIMAGNKEKVTARVIEIIPERVGTYERHIELNVKDDKVQCDPSKDVLKAVVFERHHETGTAGYGFVKGFGIKRGAMAATVAHDAHNLLVIGTNDEDMSLAANTLIECGGGMVAVQDGKVLGLVPLPIAGLMSNRPLEEMAQMVEKLDSAWKEIGCDIVSPFMTMALIPLACLPELRLTNRGLVDCNKFEFVSLFVEE comes from the coding sequence ATGTTTAATAAATTTGATACAAAGCCTCTTTGGGAGGTAAGTAAAACATTATCAAGTGTGGCACAGGGATTTGAACCAGCGGATATGGTAATTACAAATTCAAAGCTTATAAATGTCTGTACAAGAGAAGTCATTGAAAATACAGATGTAGCAATTAGCTGTGGGAGAATTGCGTTAGTAGGTGATGCAAAACATTGCATAGGGGAAGATACAGAGGTAATTGATGCAAAAGGACAATATATTGCACCGGGTTTTTTAGATGGTCATATCCATGTTGAATCATCAATGTTAAGTGTAAGCGAATATGCTCGTTCAGTAGTTCCACATGGTACTGTTGGAATATATATGGATCCACATGAAATTTGTAATGTACTGGGATTAAATGGTGTACGTTATATGATTGAAGATGGGAAGGGTACTCCACTTAAAAATATGGTAACCACACCATCCTGTGTACCAGCAGTTCCAGGTTTTGAAGATACAGGAGCGGCTGTAGGACCAGAAGATGTTAGAGAAACAATGAAATGGGATGAAATAGTTGGATTAGGAGAAATGATGAATTTCCCAGGTATACTTTATTCTACAGATCATGCTCATGGGGTAGTAGGAGAAACTTTAAAAGCTAGTAAGACAGTAACAGGACATTATTCCCTACCTGAAACAGGGAAAGGATTAAATGGATATATTGCATCAGGTGTAAGATGTTGTCATGAATCTACAAGAGCTGAAGATGCTCTCGCTAAAATGCGTCTTGGAATGTATGCAATGTTTAGAGAAGGTTCTGCATGGCATGACTTAAAGGAAGTAAGCAAAGCAATTACAGAAAATAAAGTGGATAGTAGATTTGCTGTTTTAATATCTGATGATACCCATCCACATACATTACTTAAAGATGGACATTTAGATCATATTATAAAACGTGCTATAGAAGAAGGTATAGATCCATTAACTGCAATTCAAATGGTAACAATAAACTGTGCACAATGTTTTCAAATGGATCATGAATTAGGTTCTATAACTCCAGGAAAATGCGCAGATATTGTACTTATAGAGAACTTAAAAAATGTAAAAATAACAAAGGTTATTATAGATGGAAATTTAGTTGCAAAGGACGGACTATTGACTACTTCAATAGCTAAATATGATTATCCTGAAGATGCTATGCATTCAATGCATATTAAAGATAAAATAACACCAAATTCCTTTAATATTATGGCGGGAAATAAAGAAAAGGTTACTGCAAGGGTTATTGAAATTATACCTGAAAGAGTCGGTACATATGAGAGACATATTGAACTTAATGTTAAAGATGATAAAGTTCAATGTGATCCAAGTAAAGATGTTTTAAAAGCAGTTGTTTTTGAAAGACACCACGAAACAGGAACAGCAGGGTATGGATTTGTTAAAGGTTTTGGTATTAAAAGAGGGGCTATGGCTGCAACAGTTGCCCATGATGCTCACAACTTATTAGTTATAGGAACCAATGATGAAGATATGTCATTAGCTGCTAACACATTAATAGAATGTGGAGGGGGAATGGTAGCTGTACAAGATGGTAAAGTATTAGGGTTAGTTCCATTACCAATAGCAGGACTTATGAGTAATAGGCCTTTAGAAGAAATGGCTCAAATGGTAGAAAAGCTAGACAGTGCATGGAAAGAAATTGGATGTGATATAGTTTCACCATTTATGACAATGGCACTTATTCCACTTGCATGCTTACCAGAGTTAAGATTAACTAATAGAGGTTTGGTTGATTGTAATAAATTCGAATTTGTATCATTGTTTGTAGAAGAATAA